In Fusobacterium canifelinum, a genomic segment contains:
- a CDS encoding sugar phosphate isomerase/epimerase family protein has protein sequence MKKEYSLAHLTAISTTPLELAKIAANCGYDYVSIRQIYMGVANEVPVNLAEDKKMYQEIKALFKDTGLKLLDIELARILDGVDFTKYEEAFEIGKSLGAKHVLSSIWTDNKEYGIEKFAELCDLAKKYDLTVELEAVPIAGVKSFAEVADILRTIKKDNAGLMMDTHHFNRANDSVELLKTFPSEWFRYAQICDAPLAPPERDKMIEIMRGGRDYLGEGLIDVASILNAMPVVPYSIELPNSRKVEEYGYEGYARKCLETAKKYCDTFVTGR, from the coding sequence ATGAAAAAAGAATATTCTTTGGCACATTTAACTGCAATTTCAACTACTCCATTAGAGTTAGCAAAAATAGCAGCAAATTGTGGATATGATTATGTAAGTATTCGTCAAATATATATGGGAGTTGCTAATGAAGTCCCAGTAAACTTAGCAGAAGATAAAAAAATGTATCAAGAAATAAAAGCTTTATTTAAAGATACAGGATTAAAATTACTTGATATAGAGCTAGCAAGAATACTTGATGGAGTAGATTTTACAAAATATGAAGAAGCTTTTGAAATTGGGAAATCTTTAGGAGCAAAACATGTGTTAAGTAGTATTTGGACAGATAATAAGGAGTATGGAATAGAAAAATTTGCTGAACTTTGTGATTTAGCTAAAAAATATGACTTAACAGTTGAATTAGAAGCGGTACCAATAGCAGGAGTAAAATCATTCGCAGAGGTTGCAGATATTTTAAGAACAATTAAAAAAGATAATGCTGGACTTATGATGGACACTCACCATTTCAATAGGGCAAACGACAGTGTAGAATTATTAAAAACATTTCCAAGTGAATGGTTTCGTTATGCACAAATTTGTGATGCTCCATTAGCACCTCCTGAAAGGGATAAGATGATAGAAATAATGCGTGGTGGTAGAGATTACTTAGGAGAAGGTTTAATAGATGTTGCTTCAATATTAAATGCAATGCCAGTAGTTCCATATTCTATTGAGTTACCAAATTCAAGGAAAGTAGAAGAATATGGTTATGAAGGGTATGCAAGAAAATGTTTAGAAACAGCTAAAAAATATTGTGATACCTTTGTTACAGGAAGATAG
- a CDS encoding hydroxymethylglutaryl-CoA lyase — MNFGKDVILCEVGPRDGLQNECTILTVDQKVELINDITDAGYRVIEVGSFMSPKAIPQMATTDEVMKKIKRKDGVEYRVLIANLKGVERAIACDCKKVKLNVSASRAHNLANLNATPEETVAGFQACVDLAKANNIIVSGSISMPFGSPWERNIPIQDVKSIVEAYLRADVNQISLSDASGMAVPSQINSICKEMIKSYPEVSWILHLHNTRGVAMANIIAGLDAGIDCFDTSFGGLGGCPFVPGAAGNIASEDVIHMLSEMGIETGIDLDKMIKVAKKVQKFVGHDTDSYILKAGKSSELIRELPKGQGKNETQK, encoded by the coding sequence ATGAATTTTGGAAAAGACGTAATTTTATGTGAAGTAGGACCCCGTGATGGTTTACAAAATGAATGTACTATTTTAACGGTAGATCAAAAAGTAGAGCTTATTAACGATATCACTGATGCAGGTTATAGAGTAATTGAAGTAGGTTCATTTATGAGTCCTAAGGCTATTCCTCAAATGGCAACAACTGATGAAGTTATGAAAAAAATAAAAAGAAAAGATGGAGTAGAATATAGAGTATTAATTGCAAATTTAAAAGGTGTTGAAAGAGCAATAGCTTGTGATTGCAAAAAAGTTAAATTAAATGTTTCTGCAAGTCGTGCTCATAATTTAGCTAACTTGAATGCTACACCTGAAGAAACAGTTGCAGGTTTTCAAGCTTGTGTAGATTTAGCAAAAGCAAATAATATTATTGTTTCTGGTTCAATTTCTATGCCTTTTGGTTCTCCTTGGGAAAGAAATATTCCTATTCAAGATGTAAAAAGTATAGTAGAAGCTTATTTAAGAGCTGATGTAAATCAAATTTCTTTATCTGATGCCTCAGGAATGGCAGTTCCATCTCAAATAAATTCAATTTGTAAAGAAATGATAAAATCTTATCCAGAAGTAAGTTGGATACTTCATTTACATAATACAAGAGGAGTTGCTATGGCAAATATAATAGCAGGTTTAGATGCTGGAATAGATTGTTTTGATACTTCTTTTGGAGGTTTAGGAGGTTGTCCATTTGTACCAGGAGCAGCTGGAAATATTGCAAGTGAAGATGTTATTCATATGTTATCAGAAATGGGAATAGAAACTGGAATAGATTTAGATAAGATGATAAAGGTGGCTAAAAAGGTTCAGAAATTTGTTGGACATGATACAGATAGCTATATTTTAAAAGCTGGAAAATCATCAGAATTAATTAGAGAATTGCCTAAAGGGCAAGGAAAAAATGAAACTCAAAAATAA
- the aroE gene encoding shikimate dehydrogenase, translated as MSNRIQGTTGLIGLIGDPLKHSCSPHMHNSAFDKLGLDYVYLCFEVPKGELKSGIEALKTFSAKGSNITFPHKQEVLKYLDDISEDAKIIGSVNTIKIDPETKKITGYNTDGRGFVASLDELNIPFRKQKVVLIGVGGAGRAIAIQLAYEGVGELCIKELNKDLANEIKETINKHIPNVNVKILADNEETLKEELKGACLLVNATPLGMKGRESLCVISGPEVLHKDLFVYDIVYDPRETLLMKYAKQAGCKTTNGINMMIWQGAIAFKIWFDVDMPQDYVRQELFEK; from the coding sequence TTGAGTAATCGTATACAAGGAACAACAGGATTAATAGGACTTATAGGAGATCCTTTAAAACATAGCTGTTCTCCTCATATGCACAATTCAGCATTTGATAAATTAGGATTAGACTATGTCTATCTTTGTTTTGAAGTACCTAAGGGAGAATTAAAAAGTGGAATAGAAGCTTTGAAAACTTTTTCAGCAAAAGGTTCAAATATAACATTTCCTCATAAACAAGAAGTTTTAAAGTATTTAGATGATATTTCTGAAGATGCAAAAATTATAGGTTCTGTTAATACTATAAAAATAGATCCTGAAACAAAAAAAATAACAGGATATAACACAGATGGTAGAGGCTTTGTAGCTTCATTAGATGAATTAAATATTCCATTTAGAAAACAAAAAGTTGTTTTAATTGGAGTAGGTGGGGCAGGAAGAGCTATTGCTATTCAGCTTGCCTATGAAGGTGTAGGAGAACTTTGCATAAAAGAATTAAATAAAGATTTAGCTAATGAAATAAAAGAAACTATAAATAAACATATTCCAAATGTAAATGTAAAAATTTTAGCAGATAATGAAGAAACTTTAAAGGAAGAATTAAAAGGTGCATGTCTTTTGGTAAATGCAACACCATTGGGAATGAAAGGTAGAGAAAGCTTATGTGTTATCTCTGGTCCAGAGGTTCTTCATAAAGATTTATTTGTATATGACATTGTTTACGATCCAAGAGAAACTTTATTAATGAAATATGCAAAACAAGCTGGATGTAAAACTACAAATGGAATCAATATGATGATTTGGCAAGGAGCTATTGCATTTAAAATTTGGTTTGATGTGGATATGCCACAAGACTATGTAAGACAAGAATTATTTGAAAAATAA
- a CDS encoding flavodoxin family protein: MKTLIIYSSETGNTKMVCEKAFEYINGEKVIIPVKEKDSVNLDDFDNIIVGTWIDKANANAEAKKFINTLSNKNIFFIGTLAASLKSEHAKKCFNNLTKLCSKKNIFIDGVLARGKVSEDLQEKFTKFPLNIIHKFVPNMKEIILEADSHPDESDFLLIKDFINKNFNN; this comes from the coding sequence ATGAAAACTTTAATAATTTATTCATCTGAAACTGGAAATACAAAAATGGTTTGTGAAAAAGCATTTGAATATATAAATGGAGAAAAAGTAATTATTCCTGTTAAGGAAAAAGACAGTGTAAACTTAGATGACTTTGATAATATCATTGTAGGAACTTGGATAGATAAAGCTAATGCCAATGCAGAAGCTAAAAAATTTATAAATACTCTATCTAATAAGAATATATTTTTTATTGGAACTTTAGCAGCTTCTTTAAAATCTGAACATGCTAAAAAATGTTTTAATAATCTTACAAAACTTTGTTCTAAAAAGAATATTTTTATTGATGGTGTATTAGCAAGAGGAAAAGTTTCAGAAGATTTACAAGAAAAATTTACTAAATTTCCTTTAAATATTATTCATAAATTTGTCCCTAATATGAAGGAAATTATTCTAGAGGCTGATTCTCATCCTGATGAGAGTGATTTTTTGTTAATCAAAGATTTTATAAACAAAAATTTTAATAATTAA
- a CDS encoding TRAP transporter large permease subunit, which translates to MSLGILFLIFIILIVVGIPIGMVLAITGFLPNIFDSMFPVDPQYIIRSMINGVDSFPILAVPMFILSGNIMAKGKISEKLFNFFAYFIGNLTAGLPIATIVTCLFYGAISGSGPATTAAVGAMTIPILVGRGYDKTFCTSLVAVAGGLGVIIPPSIPFIFYGQSSGASVGNLFIAGVFPGILIGACLMLYSWYYCKKKW; encoded by the coding sequence ATGAGTTTAGGAATATTATTTTTAATATTTATTATTTTAATAGTAGTAGGAATACCTATTGGAATGGTTTTAGCTATCACAGGATTTTTACCAAATATATTTGACTCAATGTTTCCAGTAGATCCTCAATATATAATTCGTTCAATGATAAATGGAGTTGATAGTTTTCCAATTTTAGCAGTACCTATGTTTATTTTATCAGGAAATATTATGGCAAAAGGGAAGATTAGTGAAAAACTATTTAATTTCTTTGCTTACTTTATAGGAAATTTAACAGCAGGATTACCTATTGCAACTATTGTAACTTGTCTATTCTATGGAGCAATATCAGGCTCAGGACCTGCAACAACAGCAGCTGTTGGAGCAATGACAATTCCAATTTTAGTTGGAAGAGGATATGATAAGACTTTCTGTACTTCATTGGTTGCAGTTGCAGGAGGATTGGGAGTAATAATTCCACCTAGTATACCATTTATATTTTATGGACAAAGTTCAGGGGCTTCAGTTGGGAACTTATTTATAGCAGGAGTTTTTCCTGGGATATTAATTGGAGCTTGTTTGATGCTTTATTCTTGGTATTATTGTAAAAAAAAATGGTGA
- a CDS encoding SLC13 family permease, producing the protein MKNIWKYIIPEKLNKILGIKIGLSILISIIILVWKPFNLTFQQSIIVANTILVIIWWSTGIVKKIPASIFLLLIYYIFSGASIKTIISFSLSETFLMIIVTYLFSQGIANSGLIDKIFQPLLIKLVHNPCQCLIAVVGIFYLTMYIIPQPLARLIIVSSVLYHFLQHINIPKKTKNVIMYGVFVASAVVNISTKDADIILNNVAASFSEIPISNKLWTYYMFIPTLVTCCLLGILFIYIFRKELIGIDMKNIEKENKITTFSTQQKLAIAIIGITVLLWATNGVHGMNNTLVTIISTTILFTIKILHKEDWKSIDVTTLIFLTSAFSIGTVMKFCGAADKVFGQLEIIFPTKFSLLYICVMILITMLLHMILGSNTTTLSVVIPSLMILCSQVVESPIIIFISVISVAFHAILPFHSISLMIGASNNYYPAKYVTKLGLPVTLFVYLIIIGVYIPYWSIVGLL; encoded by the coding sequence ATGAAAAATATCTGGAAATATATTATCCCTGAAAAATTGAATAAAATATTGGGAATTAAAATAGGATTAAGTATTCTAATTTCTATAATTATACTTGTGTGGAAACCTTTTAATTTGACATTTCAACAATCAATTATAGTTGCTAACACAATATTAGTAATTATTTGGTGGAGTACTGGGATTGTAAAAAAAATTCCAGCTTCAATATTTTTATTATTAATATACTATATTTTTAGTGGAGCAAGTATAAAAACAATAATTTCATTTTCTTTATCTGAAACATTTTTAATGATAATAGTTACCTATTTATTTAGCCAAGGAATTGCAAACTCAGGACTGATAGATAAGATATTTCAACCATTATTAATAAAATTGGTTCATAATCCCTGTCAATGTTTGATAGCAGTAGTAGGAATTTTTTACCTAACTATGTATATAATTCCACAACCATTAGCAAGATTAATTATTGTATCATCTGTTCTTTATCATTTCCTTCAACATATAAATATACCTAAAAAAACAAAAAATGTCATTATGTATGGTGTATTTGTTGCAAGTGCTGTGGTAAATATATCAACAAAAGATGCAGATATAATTTTGAATAATGTGGCAGCTAGTTTTTCTGAAATACCCATTTCTAATAAGTTATGGACATATTATATGTTTATTCCAACATTAGTTACTTGTTGCCTTTTAGGAATATTATTCATTTATATATTTCGTAAAGAACTGATTGGGATAGATATGAAAAATATAGAAAAAGAAAATAAAATAACAACTTTTTCTACTCAACAAAAATTAGCAATAGCAATAATTGGAATAACTGTATTGTTATGGGCAACTAATGGTGTTCATGGAATGAATAATACATTGGTTACAATTATAAGCACAACAATTTTATTTACTATAAAAATTTTACACAAAGAAGATTGGAAATCAATAGATGTTACTACTTTAATTTTTTTAACATCAGCATTTTCAATAGGAACTGTTATGAAATTTTGTGGAGCAGCAGATAAAGTTTTTGGACAATTAGAAATAATTTTTCCAACTAAATTTTCTTTACTATATATATGTGTGATGATATTAATTACTATGCTGTTACATATGATTTTAGGAAGTAATACAACGACATTATCAGTAGTTATACCAAGTTTAATGATACTTTGTAGTCAAGTTGTAGAATCTCCAATTATAATTTTTATATCTGTAATTAGTGTAGCATTTCATGCTATACTTCCATTTCATTCTATATCATTGATGATAGGAGCTTCAAATAATTATTATCCAGCAAAATATGTTACAAAACTTGGCTTACCAGTAACATTGTTTGTGTATCTTATCATTATTGGGGTATATATTCCTTATTGGAGTATAGTTGGCTTATTATAA
- a CDS encoding amino acid ABC transporter ATP-binding/permease protein → MKNQSTFNIVSNLLKLLDSLWKFMTIAVSTGVIGFIFSFCITLFGAYAFLSVIPATKDSLKYVFGGGYSTQTYFYAMIFCGFFRAFLHYLEQFANHYIAFHILAEIRVKLFKIMRKLAPAKMENKNQGNLISMITSDIELLEVFYAHTISPVLIAFFTSIFLFLYFFQLNYIYALYMLFAQFIVGIVVPYIAHKRSVKSGIEVRSKLGKLNDEFLDKLKGITEIIQYSQGKKILKKIDKITSSLGENQKDLRNKASEVQMMVDSAIIILSIAQLLLSFFLISKGLVSVEATILAGVLQVGSFAPYINLAALGNILAQTFASGERVLNLIDEKPAVSDDISVSNDDITENDDIIIDNISYSYENTDNKILKDFSLKIKKGQLTGIMGPSGCGKSTLLKLIMRFWDVDSGKIVLDRKDIKAIPLKNLYQKFNYMTQSTSLFIGNIRDNLLVAKADATDEEIYTALKKASFYDYVMSLPDKLDSVVEEGGKNFSGGERQRIGLARAFLANREFFLLDEPTSNLDVLNEAIILKSLADEAKDKTVILVSHRESTLSICNNIFKI, encoded by the coding sequence ATGAAAAATCAGTCAACTTTTAATATAGTATCTAACTTATTAAAACTTTTAGACTCTCTTTGGAAATTTATGACTATTGCTGTGTCAACTGGTGTAATTGGATTTATATTTTCTTTTTGTATAACACTTTTCGGAGCTTATGCCTTTTTAAGTGTTATCCCTGCCACAAAAGATAGTCTTAAATATGTTTTTGGTGGAGGATATTCAACTCAAACATATTTTTATGCAATGATATTTTGTGGATTTTTTAGAGCTTTTTTACATTACTTAGAGCAATTTGCAAACCATTATATAGCTTTTCACATTTTGGCAGAAATAAGAGTTAAACTATTTAAAATTATGAGAAAACTTGCTCCTGCTAAAATGGAAAATAAAAATCAAGGGAATTTAATTTCTATGATAACATCAGATATTGAGCTTTTAGAAGTTTTCTATGCTCACACTATTTCACCAGTTTTAATTGCATTTTTTACAAGTATTTTCTTGTTCTTGTATTTCTTTCAATTAAATTATATCTATGCACTATATATGTTGTTTGCACAATTTATTGTAGGTATAGTTGTTCCTTATATAGCACATAAAAGGTCAGTAAAATCTGGTATAGAAGTTAGAAGTAAATTAGGAAAATTAAATGATGAATTTTTAGATAAATTAAAAGGAATAACAGAAATTATACAATATTCACAAGGTAAAAAAATATTGAAGAAAATTGATAAAATAACTTCATCCTTAGGAGAAAATCAAAAAGATTTAAGAAATAAAGCATCAGAAGTACAAATGATGGTTGATTCTGCTATAATAATACTTTCCATTGCCCAATTACTTTTAAGCTTTTTCTTAATTTCAAAAGGTTTAGTAAGTGTTGAAGCTACTATCTTAGCAGGAGTTTTACAAGTTGGAAGTTTTGCCCCATATATTAATCTAGCTGCTCTTGGAAATATACTTGCTCAAACTTTTGCATCTGGAGAAAGAGTTTTAAATCTAATAGATGAAAAACCAGCAGTAAGTGATGATATTTCTGTTTCAAATGATGATATTACAGAAAATGATGATATAATTATAGATAATATTTCTTATTCTTATGAAAATACTGATAATAAAATTTTAAAAGATTTTTCTTTAAAAATTAAAAAAGGACAATTAACTGGAATTATGGGACCAAGTGGTTGTGGAAAGTCTACTCTTTTAAAATTAATTATGAGATTTTGGGATGTAGATTCAGGAAAAATTGTTTTAGATAGAAAAGATATAAAGGCTATTCCTTTGAAAAATCTATATCAAAAATTTAACTATATGACACAATCTACTAGTCTATTTATTGGAAATATAAGAGATAATTTATTGGTTGCAAAAGCTGATGCCACTGATGAAGAAATCTATACTGCATTAAAAAAAGCTTCTTTTTATGACTATGTTATGTCTTTACCAGATAAGTTAGATAGTGTAGTTGAAGAAGGTGGAAAGAATTTCTCTGGTGGAGAAAGACAAAGAATTGGACTCGCAAGAGCTTTTCTAGCTAATAGAGAATTTTTCTTATTAGATGAACCAACTTCTAATTTAGATGTATTAAATGAAGCTATAATTTTAAAATCATTGGCTGATGAAGCTAAGGATAAAACTGTTATTTTGGTATCACATAGAGAGTCTACACTTTCTATATGTAACAACATATTTAAAATTTAA
- a CDS encoding TRAP transporter substrate-binding protein — protein sequence MKKNIKGLLIGIMAVLMLLVSCGKDGGGEKDPADKVYDVYLGCDSPEDTVTYILLDKFATLMEEKSNGRIRAKRYSNAKLGGDIELIEALQHGKVTFVVQNTAPQVNFVPELGVFDLPMAFPNIEVARKVLDGPLLDRLKEYHAKQNIKLYGYADQGFREMTSNKKIEKIDDLKGVKIRTMSNPNHIEFWKAVGANPTPMNFGELYIGLQQGVVDAQENPIEATVAAKLYEQQKYVIMTNHVIHALSLIGSPAVIDKMPEDLQKIIDESAKEAIEYARKVADERVEGRLKIVRDSGTEIIEFNQQLYDDMKAAGQPLYDSISNKIGKDLVDLLTEEVKKASN from the coding sequence ATGAAAAAAAATATAAAAGGATTATTAATAGGAATAATGGCAGTATTAATGTTATTAGTCAGCTGTGGAAAAGATGGTGGAGGAGAAAAAGATCCAGCTGATAAAGTTTATGATGTTTATCTAGGTTGTGATTCACCAGAAGATACAGTTACATATATTTTACTTGATAAATTTGCCACTTTAATGGAAGAAAAATCAAATGGAAGAATCAGAGCTAAAAGATATTCTAATGCAAAATTAGGTGGAGATATAGAGCTTATAGAGGCTTTACAACATGGGAAAGTTACATTTGTTGTTCAAAATACAGCACCACAAGTAAATTTTGTTCCTGAATTGGGAGTATTTGATTTACCTATGGCATTTCCAAACATAGAAGTTGCAAGAAAAGTTTTAGATGGTCCTCTATTAGATAGGTTAAAAGAATATCATGCTAAACAAAATATTAAATTATATGGTTATGCTGATCAAGGTTTCAGAGAAATGACTTCTAACAAAAAAATAGAAAAAATAGATGATTTAAAAGGTGTAAAAATTAGAACTATGTCTAACCCAAATCATATTGAATTTTGGAAAGCTGTTGGAGCAAATCCTACACCAATGAATTTTGGAGAACTATATATAGGTTTACAACAAGGTGTAGTAGACGCACAAGAAAATCCGATTGAAGCAACTGTTGCAGCTAAACTATATGAACAACAAAAATATGTTATTATGACAAATCATGTGATCCATGCTTTATCTTTAATAGGAAGTCCAGCAGTAATTGATAAAATGCCAGAAGATCTACAAAAAATTATAGATGAGTCAGCAAAAGAAGCAATTGAATATGCAAGAAAAGTTGCAGATGAAAGAGTTGAAGGAAGATTAAAAATAGTTAGAGATAGTGGTACTGAAATAATAGAATTTAATCAACAACTATATGATGATATGAAAGCTGCTGGTCAACCTCTTTATGATAGTATTTCAAATAAAATTGGAAAAGATTTAGTTGATTTATTAACAGAAGAAGTAAAAAAAGCTTCAAATTAA
- a CDS encoding TetR/AcrR family transcriptional regulator: MARKCAYTKEMILEAAIKLFKKEGSDAITAKNIAKELNCSVAPIYSVYLSLDDLKKDLAFEIEKGILEENNPHPLLSKMFAKLELDENNNDEFSIKLKEIKKHIQDKDNKMSIFSQFSDFMSLLYQARKTKFSKLKILEIIAKHKKYITEFKNSKS; the protein is encoded by the coding sequence ATGGCTAGAAAATGTGCTTACACCAAAGAAATGATACTAGAAGCTGCTATAAAACTCTTTAAAAAAGAAGGCTCTGATGCAATAACTGCTAAAAATATTGCAAAAGAGCTTAATTGTTCTGTTGCACCAATATATTCTGTTTATTTAAGTTTAGACGATTTAAAGAAAGATTTAGCTTTTGAGATTGAAAAGGGTATACTTGAAGAAAACAATCCTCATCCCTTACTTTCAAAAATGTTTGCTAAATTGGAATTAGATGAAAATAATAATGATGAATTTTCTATAAAACTAAAAGAAATTAAGAAACATATACAAGATAAAGATAATAAAATGAGTATTTTTTCTCAATTTTCAGACTTTATGTCTCTGCTTTACCAAGCAAGAAAAACCAAATTTTCAAAACTAAAGATTCTTGAAATCATTGCAAAACATAAGAAATATATAACAGAATTTAAAAATAGTAAGAGTTAA
- a CDS encoding TRAP transporter large permease codes for MRKNGFLKLFLNSFWALLSPVIILGSIYSGIASPTEAAVISVFYSLIVAGFIYRTISFKDIKETLVESVKTYSSILFIIAAAIGFARVLTFYEAPEIIARAISGTVSSKIGFLIIVNIMLLFVGMIMDTTPAILILTSIFLPTAEVYGINPIHFGVIMVVNLAIGFVTPPLGVNLFVASSISGVSIEKIVKKAVPFIISFVIALAIITFVPSVSLALIK; via the coding sequence ATGAGAAAAAATGGATTTTTAAAATTATTCTTAAATAGTTTTTGGGCTTTATTATCACCAGTTATTATATTAGGAAGTATTTATAGCGGAATTGCATCTCCAACAGAAGCAGCAGTTATATCAGTTTTCTATTCTTTAATTGTAGCAGGTTTTATTTATAGAACAATTTCTTTTAAAGATATAAAAGAAACATTAGTAGAAAGTGTTAAAACTTATAGCTCAATTCTATTTATTATTGCAGCAGCAATAGGGTTTGCAAGAGTGCTAACTTTCTATGAAGCACCAGAAATTATTGCAAGAGCAATTTCTGGTACAGTAAGTAGCAAGATAGGCTTCTTAATTATAGTGAATATAATGCTTCTATTTGTTGGAATGATTATGGATACAACACCAGCAATATTAATTTTAACTTCAATTTTCTTACCAACTGCAGAAGTTTATGGAATAAATCCAATACATTTTGGGGTAATAATGGTTGTAAACTTAGCAATAGGATTTGTAACACCTCCATTGGGAGTAAATCTATTTGTAGCTAGTTCTATAAGTGGAGTTTCAATAGAGAAAATTGTTAAAAAGGCAGTACCATTTATTATTTCATTTGTCATTGCTTTGGCAATTATAACATTTGTACCATCAGTTAGTTTAGCACTTATAAAATAG